CTCGGTCGCGGGCGGGGTGGGGTTGGCGTCGTCCGACTCGGCCGTCGAAACCGAGTCGCTCTCGCTGGGGCCGCCCTGCGCGCCGTAGCCGGTGCCGGACCCGCCGCTGCCGGAGCTGGAGCGAGACGTGGTTTCGTCGCTGCGGCGCCGCTTGCCGGCCGACGTCTGCTCGCGGTGGATCAGGAGGCCGGCCAGGGTGGCCGGGCCGGCCGACGGCCCCTCGTCTGCCCGGCCGTCCGGGAAGCCGGCGAGGACCCGGGAGACCTGCTTGAAGGTGCACAGCGACGCGCCACGGGTCGGTGCGGGCTGCTCGCCGGCTCGCAGGTCGTCGACCAGCTGCGTAGCCGACTCGGGGGTCTGGTTGTCGAAGAACTCCCAGTTGACCATCAGCACCGGTGCGTAGTCGCACGCCGCGTTGCACTCGAGGTGCTCGAGGGTGACCTTGCCGTCCTCGGTCGTCTCGTCGTGGCCGATGCCCAGATGCTCCTTGAGGGCGGCGAAGATCTGGTCGCCACCCATGACGGCGCAGAGCGTGTTCGTGCAGACGCCGACGGAGTACTCGCCGTTGGGGCGGCGCTTGTACATCGTGTAGAAGGTCGCGACTGCCGCGACCTCCGCGGCCGTGATGTCGAGCAGCTCGGCGCACAGCTCGATGCCGTGCGGGCTGACGTAGCCCTCCTCGGCCTGCACCAGGTGCAGCATCGACAGCAGCGCGGACCGGCTGCGCGGGTAGCGCGCGATGATCTCGGCGGCGCCGGCGACGAGCCGCTCGCGGACCTCTGGCGGGAAGGCCGTCGGGGTGGACGACAGCTCGGTCACCGGTCGACACCACCCATCACCGGGTCGATGGACGCGATCGCCGCGATGACGTCGGCGACCATGCTGCCTTCCGACATCGCCGGGGCGGCCTGCAGGTTGTTGAACGACGGGTCGCGGAAGTGCACGCGGTACGGCCGGGTGCCGCCGTCGCTGACCAGGTGGACGCCGAGCTCGCCGCGGGGGGACTCGATCGCGGTGTAGACCTGCCCCGGTGGCACCCGGAAGCCCTCGGTCACCAGCTTGAAGTGGTGGATCAGGGCCTCCATCGACTGGCCCATGATGTGCTTGATGTGGTCGAGGGAGTTGCCGAGCCCGTCACCGCCGAGCGCGAGCTGTGCCGGCCAGGCGATCTTCTTGTCCTCCACCATCACCGGGCCCGGCTGCAGCCGGTCCAGGCACTGCTCGACGATCTTCAGTGACTCCTTCATCTCCGCGATGCGGATCAGGAAGCGGCCGTAGGCGTCGCAGGTGTCCTGCGTCTGCACGTCGAACTCGTAGGTCTCGTAGCCGGCGTAGGGCTGTGACTTGCGCAGGTCGTGGGGCAGGCCGGTGGCCCGCAGGATCGGGCCGGTGATGCCCAGCGCCATGCAGCCGGTCAGGTCGAGGTAGCCGACGCCGACCGTGCGCTCCATCCAGATCTTGTTGCCGACCAGCAGCTTCTCGGTGTCGGAGAGCCGCTTGGGCAGGAGCTTGAGGAGGTCCCGGATGCGGTCCACCGCGCCGGGGGGCAGGTCCTGCGAGACGCCACCCGGGCGGAAGTACGCGTGGTTCATCCGCAGGCCGGTGACCATCTCGAAGATGTCGAGGATCAGCTCGCGCTCGCGGAAGCCGAAGGTCATCGCGGTCAGCGCGCCGAGCTCCATGCCGCCGGTGGCAAGCGCTACCAGGTGGGAGGACACCCGGTTGAGCTCCATGAGCATGACCCGGATGACGTTGGCCCGCTCGGGCACCTGGTCCTCGATGCCGAGCAGGCGCTCGACGCCCCGGACGTAGGCGTACTCGTTGAACAGCGGCGCCAGGTAGTCCATGCGCGTCACGAACGTGACGCCCTGCGTCCAGGTGCGGTACTCGGTGTTCTTCTCGATGCCGGTGTGCAGGTAGCCGATGCCCAGCCGGCACTCGGTGACGGTCTCGCCCTCGAGCTCGAGGATCAGCCGGAGCACGCCGTGGGTCGACGGGTGCTGCGGGCCCATGTTGACGACGATGCGCTCGTCGTGGGTCTCGCCGAGGCCGGCGGTGATGGAGTCCCAGTCCTGGCCGGTGACGGTGTAGACGGTCCCCTCGGTGGTCTCCCGGGGGGACCCGGTCGTGAACCCGGTGTCGGTCACGAGTACGACCTCCGCTCGTCGGGCGGCGGGATCTGCGCGCCCTTGTACTCCACCGGGATACCGCCCAGCGGGTAGTCCTTGCGCTGCGGGTGACCCGGCCAGTCGTCCGGCATCTCGATCCGGGTCAGGGCGGGGTGGCCGTCGAAGACGATGCCGAAGAAGTCGAAGGTCTCCCGCTCGTGCCAGTCGTTGCCCGGGTGGACCGACGTCACGGACGGGACGTGCGGGTCGGCGTCGGGGCAGGTGACCTCGACGCGCACCCGCCGGTTGTGGGTCACCGACACCAGCGGGTAGACCGCGTGCAGCTCGCGCCCCTCCTCGTGCGGGTAGTGCACGCCCGAGACGCCCATGCACATCTCGAAGCGCAGCGCCGGGTCGTCGCGCAGCGCCCGCATCACGTCGACCAGCTCCTCACGACGGACGTGGAAGGTCACCTCGTCGCGGTCGACGACGACCTTCTCCAGGGCGTCGGTGAAGCTCGGTACGGCGCGCTCGAGTGAGTCGGCGACCTCGTCGAACCAGCCGCCGTACGGCCTCGGCGACCCACCGGGGAGCTGCACGGGGCGGACCAGGCCGCCGTAGCCGGACGTGTCACCGGTCCCGTCGGCCCCGAACATGCCGCGGCGGACGTCGACCGTCTCGCCGACGGCCGCCGGCGCGTGGGTGACGTCCTCCTCGGCCCCGCGGCGCTCGAGGTCCTGGGACTCGCTCATCTGAGCAAGCCCTTCATCTGGGCGGTCGGCTTGGCGGTCAGCGCCGCCTGCTCGGCCGCGCGCGCGGCCTTCTCGCGGTTGACGCCCAGCGGCGCCGAGCCGATCTGCTCGTGCAGCTTGAGGATGGCGTCCATGAGCATCTCGGGCCGCGGCGGGCAGCCCGGCAGGTAGATGTCGACCGGCACGACGTGGTCGACGCCCTGCACGATGGCGTAGTTGTTGAACATGCCGCCGCTGGAGGCGCAGACGCCCATCGACAGCACCCACTTGGGGTTGGGCATCTGGTCGTAGATCTGGCGCAGGACCGGAGCCATCTTCTGGCTGACCCGGCCGGCCACGATCATCAGGTCGGCCTGCCGCGGCGACGCGCGGAACACCTCCATGCCGAAGCGCGCCAGGTCGTAGCGCGGGGTCCCGACCGCCATCATCTCGATCGCGCAGCAGGCCAGCCCGAAGGTCGCGGGCCACAGCGAGCCCTTGCGCATGTAGCCGGCCAGCTTCTCGACGCTGGTCAGCAGCACCCCGCTGGGGAGCTTCTCCTCGATGCCCATCAGTCCCACTCCAATCCGCCGCGCCGCCACACGTACGCGTAGGCGACCAGCAGCGTCGCGATGAACAGGACCATCTCCACCAGGCCGAAGATGCCCAGGGCGTCGAACTGGACCGCCCACGGGTAGAGGAAGACGATCTCGATGTCGAAGATGATGAAGAGCATCGCCGTCAGGTAGTACTTGACCGGGAACCGGCCACCGCCGACCGGCTGCGGCGTGGGCTCGATGCCGCACTCGTAGGCGTCGAGCTTGGCCCGGTTGAAGCGCTTGGGGCCGGTGGCCGCGCCGGCGCCGATGGAGAACACCGCGAAGCCGAGGGACAGGGCACCGAGGACCATGATCGGCACGTAGGAGTTCACGCCGTGTCTCCCCTTCCGGTCCAGCTCGTCGCCCGGCACGGGACCGGGCTTGCCATCCTAGGAGCGCCGGGGTGGACCCCCGGAACGCGGGTCATGCGGCCGGGGCGATCCGGGACAGGGCGTTGACCACCCTGTCCATCGAGTCGCCCCCGCGAGGGTCCGTCAGGTTGGCCATCAGCTTGAGGACGAAGCGCATCAGCAGGGGATGGGGCAGGCCGTGGCGGGTCGCCAGCCGCATCACCCGGTCGTCGCCGATCGCCCGCACGAACAGCCGGCCGACCGTGTAGTAGCCGCCGTAGGTCTGCTTGAGGACCGTGGGGTAGCCCTGCAGCGCCCGCTCCCGCGCGTCGGCCGTCGGCCGGGCCAGCGCCTGGGCGATGGTCTGCGCCGCGATCTCCCCGGACTCCATGGCGTAGGCGATGCCCTCGCCGTTGAACGGGTTGACCATGCCCCCCGAGTCGCCGACCAGCAGCATCCCGCGGGTGTAGTGCGGCTGCCGGTTGAAGCCCATCGGCAGGGCGGCCCCGCGGACCGGCTGGGTGCGGTTCTCGTCGCGGAAGCCCCACTCCTCGGGCGTCTGGTCCAGCCAGCGCTTGAGCAGGTCCTTGTAGTCGACCTGGCCCCAAGCGGTGCTGGTGTTGAGGATGCCGAGGCCGACGTTGCTGGTGCCGTCGCCGACGCCGAAGATCCAGCCGTAACCGGGGAGCAGCCGCTCGCGTCCGGTCTGCTCGTCGCGGTCCCAGAGCTCGAGCCACGACTCCAGCCAGTCGTCGTCGTGGCGTGGGCTGCGGTAGTAGGTGCGCACCGCGACGCCCATCGGCCGGTCGTCGCGCTTGTGCACGCCCATCGCCAGGGACAGCCGGCTCGAGTTGCCGTCGGCGGCCACCACCA
This genomic window from Actinomycetes bacterium contains:
- the nuoE gene encoding NADH-quinone oxidoreductase subunit NuoE produces the protein MTELSSTPTAFPPEVRERLVAGAAEIIARYPRSRSALLSMLHLVQAEEGYVSPHGIELCAELLDITAAEVAAVATFYTMYKRRPNGEYSVGVCTNTLCAVMGGDQIFAALKEHLGIGHDETTEDGKVTLEHLECNAACDYAPVLMVNWEFFDNQTPESATQLVDDLRAGEQPAPTRGASLCTFKQVSRVLAGFPDGRADEGPSAGPATLAGLLIHREQTSAGKRRRSDETTSRSSSGSGGSGTGYGAQGGPSESDSVSTAESDDANPTPPATEKDGEA
- a CDS encoding NADH-quinone oxidoreductase subunit D, coding for MTDTGFTTGSPRETTEGTVYTVTGQDWDSITAGLGETHDERIVVNMGPQHPSTHGVLRLILELEGETVTECRLGIGYLHTGIEKNTEYRTWTQGVTFVTRMDYLAPLFNEYAYVRGVERLLGIEDQVPERANVIRVMLMELNRVSSHLVALATGGMELGALTAMTFGFRERELILDIFEMVTGLRMNHAYFRPGGVSQDLPPGAVDRIRDLLKLLPKRLSDTEKLLVGNKIWMERTVGVGYLDLTGCMALGITGPILRATGLPHDLRKSQPYAGYETYEFDVQTQDTCDAYGRFLIRIAEMKESLKIVEQCLDRLQPGPVMVEDKKIAWPAQLALGGDGLGNSLDHIKHIMGQSMEALIHHFKLVTEGFRVPPGQVYTAIESPRGELGVHLVSDGGTRPYRVHFRDPSFNNLQAAPAMSEGSMVADVIAAIASIDPVMGGVDR
- a CDS encoding NADH-quinone oxidoreductase subunit C, which codes for MSESQDLERRGAEEDVTHAPAAVGETVDVRRGMFGADGTGDTSGYGGLVRPVQLPGGSPRPYGGWFDEVADSLERAVPSFTDALEKVVVDRDEVTFHVRREELVDVMRALRDDPALRFEMCMGVSGVHYPHEEGRELHAVYPLVSVTHNRRVRVEVTCPDADPHVPSVTSVHPGNDWHERETFDFFGIVFDGHPALTRIEMPDDWPGHPQRKDYPLGGIPVEYKGAQIPPPDERRSYS
- a CDS encoding NADH-quinone oxidoreductase subunit B family protein; the protein is MGIEEKLPSGVLLTSVEKLAGYMRKGSLWPATFGLACCAIEMMAVGTPRYDLARFGMEVFRASPRQADLMIVAGRVSQKMAPVLRQIYDQMPNPKWVLSMGVCASSGGMFNNYAIVQGVDHVVPVDIYLPGCPPRPEMLMDAILKLHEQIGSAPLGVNREKAARAAEQAALTAKPTAQMKGLLR
- a CDS encoding NADH-quinone oxidoreductase subunit A, whose product is MNSYVPIMVLGALSLGFAVFSIGAGAATGPKRFNRAKLDAYECGIEPTPQPVGGGRFPVKYYLTAMLFIIFDIEIVFLYPWAVQFDALGIFGLVEMVLFIATLLVAYAYVWRRGGLEWD
- a CDS encoding geranylgeranyl reductase family protein is translated as MTARPATRDADVVVVGAGPAGSATAYHLARTGLDVALLEKTTFPREKVCGDGLTPRAVKALVAMGVDTSEQAGWLHNKGLRIIGGGMRLEIPWPDLASFPSYGLVRPRSDFDDLLARQAVKAGAVLHEATTVTGPVLDERTGRITGVTTKGEAGEVTYRAPLVVAADGNSSRLSLAMGVHKRDDRPMGVAVRTYYRSPRHDDDWLESWLELWDRDEQTGRERLLPGYGWIFGVGDGTSNVGLGILNTSTAWGQVDYKDLLKRWLDQTPEEWGFRDENRTQPVRGAALPMGFNRQPHYTRGMLLVGDSGGMVNPFNGEGIAYAMESGEIAAQTIAQALARPTADARERALQGYPTVLKQTYGGYYTVGRLFVRAIGDDRVMRLATRHGLPHPLLMRFVLKLMANLTDPRGGDSMDRVVNALSRIAPAA